A DNA window from Iodobacter ciconiae contains the following coding sequences:
- a CDS encoding LrgB family protein has product MTSSTLALICLVLTISAYALAKFLYARHQRWWLAPLVLTPVLLVAFMLLTQTPYETYYSDTRWLLWLLGPATVAFAVPLYEYRALMIKHWLALSAGVIAGCITALLSCVLLAKLFHLSPELTRSLLPRSISTPFALAVSDTWGGSHELTALFVVITGLMGMLFGELMLVLLPLRSRLARGALFGAAAHAVGTAKAREIGNEEGVVACITMMVSGVVMVLIAPLLTPFFA; this is encoded by the coding sequence ATGACAAGCTCCACTCTCGCCCTTATCTGCCTGGTGCTTACGATTAGTGCCTATGCACTGGCTAAGTTCTTGTATGCACGCCATCAGCGCTGGTGGCTGGCACCGCTGGTACTGACGCCAGTGCTGCTAGTGGCTTTTATGCTACTGACGCAGACCCCCTATGAAACGTATTACTCCGATACCCGCTGGCTGCTATGGCTGCTTGGCCCTGCCACGGTCGCTTTTGCCGTACCCTTGTATGAATACCGTGCCCTGATGATCAAGCACTGGCTGGCTTTATCTGCGGGTGTCATTGCTGGCTGCATCACAGCGCTACTGAGCTGTGTTTTGCTCGCCAAATTATTTCATTTATCACCCGAACTAACCCGCAGCCTTTTACCCAGATCCATCTCCACGCCGTTTGCACTGGCGGTATCGGACACCTGGGGCGGATCACACGAGCTGACCGCTTTATTTGTGGTGATTACCGGTTTAATGGGAATGCTGTTTGGCGAGCTGATGCTGGTGCTGTTGCCGCTGCGCTCCAGACTGGCACGCGGTGCTTTGTTTGGTGCTGCGGCCCATGCAGTTGGCACGGCAAAAGCAAGAGAGATTGGTAATGAAGAAGGTGTGGTTGCCTGCATCACCATGATGGTTTCCGGTGTAGTAATGGTATTGATTGCCCCCTTGCTAACGCCCTTTTTTGCCTGA
- a CDS encoding CidA/LrgA family protein: protein MPKKLFSFFRVLAQIGLLIAVWLASDWFVRRTGLPVPGGVLGLGIVFVLLLLGVPLNWVKDGAQRLLAEMLLFFVPAVVAMIKYKALFISEGWQLLVVIFLGTALVMCVTALVVDRFFKIEHRLRLAKSRKRSAS from the coding sequence GTGCCCAAGAAGCTGTTTTCCTTTTTTCGCGTACTCGCCCAGATTGGCCTTTTGATTGCCGTCTGGCTAGCATCCGACTGGTTTGTGCGTCGTACTGGCCTGCCGGTGCCAGGCGGCGTGCTGGGCCTGGGCATTGTCTTTGTACTGCTGCTTTTAGGTGTCCCGCTAAACTGGGTCAAAGATGGAGCCCAGAGGCTTCTGGCTGAAATGCTGCTATTTTTTGTACCTGCAGTCGTCGCAATGATTAAGTACAAAGCACTTTTTATCAGTGAAGGCTGGCAATTATTGGTGGTAATTTTCCTCGGCACGGCACTGGTCATGTGTGTAACAGCGCTCGTGGTCGATCGCTTTTTTAAAATTGAACATCGGCTGCGGCTGGCCAAAAGCAGAAAACGATCAGCATCATGA
- a CDS encoding LysR family transcriptional regulator — translation MDIKALRYFIEVVNLQSFTAAAKALNVTQPTISKMVKNLEDELGTPLLLREYRRFHLTDAGRVVLKRGQEVLAAEARLQAELSDLNAMAVGELALGVPPLAGMLFIPLIAHFKRLYPQIELSLREEGGKAIEAALDEGELEIGGLLLPVDENRFETLPLSDDRLVLVAAATSRWQGRSAVRLIELSTEHFVLYSASYSLNDRVLAACQAQGFSPQIAGRSGQWEFMVALVESGLGVALLPESVARRIPAGRCVIAALSEPEIPWRIALGWRKDVYLSHAARAWIEALS, via the coding sequence ATGGATATTAAAGCGCTGCGTTATTTTATTGAAGTTGTGAATTTGCAAAGCTTTACGGCTGCTGCAAAAGCATTGAATGTGACTCAGCCTACGATTAGCAAAATGGTGAAAAACCTGGAAGATGAGTTGGGCACTCCGCTCTTGCTGCGTGAGTATCGTCGTTTTCATTTAACCGATGCGGGCCGGGTGGTGCTCAAACGTGGCCAGGAAGTGCTGGCAGCAGAGGCACGTCTGCAAGCCGAGCTGTCCGACTTAAATGCCATGGCGGTGGGTGAATTGGCGCTTGGCGTGCCGCCTCTGGCTGGTATGTTATTTATACCACTGATTGCTCATTTCAAACGTCTTTATCCTCAGATCGAGCTGAGCCTGCGTGAAGAAGGTGGTAAAGCCATCGAAGCCGCGCTGGATGAGGGGGAGCTGGAGATTGGCGGTTTGTTGCTGCCTGTGGACGAAAACCGTTTTGAAACATTACCTCTATCAGATGATCGTTTGGTTTTAGTGGCTGCTGCTACATCCAGATGGCAGGGGAGATCTGCCGTGCGCCTGATTGAGCTGAGTACGGAGCATTTTGTGCTTTATAGCGCTTCTTATTCGTTAAATGACAGAGTGCTGGCTGCTTGCCAGGCTCAGGGCTTTAGCCCTCAAATTGCGGGGCGAAGCGGGCAATGGGAGTTTATGGTGGCTTTGGTCGAAAGTGGCCTGGGGGTGGCACTGCTGCCTGAATCCGTCGCCCGCCGTATTCCGGCTGGCCGTTGTGTGATTGCAGCCTTAAGTGAGCCAGAAATCCCCTGGCGAATTGCGCTGGGCTGGCGCAAAGATGTTTATCTGTCTCATGCGGCAAGAGCATGGATTGAGGCTTTGAGCTAA
- the rsmI gene encoding 16S rRNA (cytidine(1402)-2'-O)-methyltransferase, protein MTPRAIAALKGADVIAAEDTRVTGMLLKHFNISTPMVSLREHNEHSMAEKLVARMLSGETIAQVSDAGTPAVSDPGALLAAAAHAAGCKIIPVPGASALTTALSASGFNCPHALFYGFLPPKTKQRCDALTELKEQNFISVFYEAPHRIVDCLNDMASVFGPEREAVLCREITKTFETIRRLPLGELAAWVASDSNQERGESVVVVNAAPRAEKTDGADYDSILLPLIAELPLKQAVALAVSITGAPKNALYERALTLKKETQL, encoded by the coding sequence ATGACGCCCCGCGCCATTGCCGCACTAAAAGGCGCCGATGTGATCGCGGCCGAAGATACCCGCGTCACCGGGATGCTGCTTAAACATTTTAATATTTCAACCCCCATGGTGTCTTTGCGTGAGCACAACGAACACAGCATGGCGGAAAAACTCGTTGCCCGCATGCTCTCTGGTGAAACCATCGCTCAAGTATCAGACGCCGGAACACCTGCCGTATCAGACCCGGGCGCTCTGCTTGCCGCAGCAGCACATGCAGCAGGTTGCAAGATTATCCCTGTTCCCGGCGCTTCTGCACTCACCACGGCATTATCTGCCAGTGGTTTTAATTGCCCGCATGCCTTGTTTTATGGTTTTTTACCCCCCAAAACCAAGCAGCGCTGTGATGCGCTGACCGAACTAAAAGAGCAAAACTTTATCAGCGTCTTTTATGAGGCACCACATCGTATTGTTGATTGCTTAAATGATATGGCCAGCGTATTTGGGCCAGAGCGTGAAGCCGTGCTCTGCCGCGAAATCACCAAAACCTTTGAAACCATACGCCGCCTGCCGCTTGGCGAGCTGGCAGCATGGGTCGCCAGCGATAGCAATCAGGAACGAGGCGAATCGGTAGTGGTAGTGAATGCAGCACCCCGCGCAGAAAAAACCGATGGGGCCGATTACGACAGTATCTTATTACCTTTGATTGCCGAGCTACCGCTCAAGCAAGCCGTGGCACTGGCCGTGTCTATCACTGGAGCCCCTAAAAATGCACTGTATGAACGCGCTTTAACACTCAAAAAAGAAACACAACTCTAA
- a CDS encoding penicillin-binding protein activator, whose protein sequence is MHAKALLFASEWRSALGVVLYGAVLLTAIAGCAAAPVSAPVAAKPAFTVAAQVPATELSAVQVLPTLPAADSRPAPRGGFIAVLLPGKSKVMRPAVDAIKAGVLAAEKNNGNADLPGVRIFDTDDVPAEVFEQFQQLRQQGAVAVIGPLTKPSINYLADVGDFDIPVIALNSFDEKTLHRAQLYSFSLSIEQEAQQIARQMFDEGLRMPLVLQGDSPLSGRMVQGFVDSWKEASGTQPVIFTLKDARSQAQALRAQLKDGEHDSVFFAAGSRQTQVSRPFVGNERPVYATSQINPGAMSKTARVDMNGIRYLEAPWILQPADSEYALLNRTRSKSNDVERLFALGVDAWKLAVLLNNRAEVDFDGLSGHISMGSDGLIERTLTPNSFSSTEESAPVTPAP, encoded by the coding sequence ATGCACGCCAAGGCTCTCCTTTTTGCTTCGGAATGGCGCAGTGCGCTAGGGGTAGTACTATACGGTGCTGTACTGCTTACTGCCATAGCAGGCTGTGCTGCGGCACCTGTTTCCGCACCTGTAGCAGCAAAACCTGCGTTTACGGTTGCTGCACAAGTACCTGCAACTGAGCTAAGTGCAGTGCAGGTTTTGCCCACGTTACCTGCGGCAGACTCTAGGCCGGCACCGCGTGGTGGTTTCATTGCGGTATTGTTACCAGGCAAGAGTAAGGTAATGCGCCCTGCAGTGGATGCGATCAAGGCCGGGGTGCTGGCTGCGGAAAAAAACAATGGTAATGCTGATTTACCCGGCGTGAGGATTTTTGACACCGATGATGTGCCGGCTGAGGTGTTCGAGCAGTTTCAGCAGTTGCGTCAGCAGGGGGCTGTGGCGGTGATTGGGCCATTAACCAAGCCCTCAATTAATTATCTGGCCGATGTGGGAGATTTTGATATTCCGGTGATTGCTTTGAATTCTTTCGATGAAAAAACATTGCATCGTGCCCAGCTTTATAGTTTTTCCTTATCTATCGAGCAGGAGGCACAGCAGATTGCCAGACAGATGTTTGATGAAGGTTTACGGATGCCTCTGGTTTTACAGGGTGACAGTCCCTTATCGGGCAGAATGGTGCAGGGTTTTGTAGATAGCTGGAAAGAGGCGAGCGGTACGCAGCCCGTTATTTTTACGCTGAAAGATGCACGCAGCCAGGCACAGGCTTTACGTGCGCAGCTGAAAGATGGCGAGCATGACTCAGTCTTTTTTGCCGCTGGCTCAAGGCAAACACAGGTTTCCCGCCCATTTGTGGGGAATGAACGACCCGTTTATGCAACCAGTCAGATTAATCCGGGAGCCATGAGCAAGACAGCCCGCGTTGATATGAACGGCATACGGTATTTGGAAGCTCCGTGGATTTTACAACCGGCAGATAGTGAATACGCTTTACTTAACCGGACTCGCTCGAAGTCAAATGATGTCGAGCGTTTATTTGCGCTGGGTGTAGATGCATGGAAGCTGGCTGTTTTATTAAATAACAGGGCAGAGGTTGATTTTGATGGCCTTAGTGGACATATCAGCATGGGGAGCGATGGATTAATCGAGCGGACACTTACGCCGAATTCTTTTAGCAGCACAGAAGAAAGCGCTCCGGTAACTCCTGCTCCATGA
- a CDS encoding YraN family protein — protein MNTLGLAAENAAVIFLQQQGLKIVARNWQCRCGEIDILAKDGNTLVFVEVRQRRNARFGGAAASISPAKRAKLRATAQYYLINVSPLPPCRFDAICFEGETINWLKNCIDATEG, from the coding sequence ATGAATACTTTAGGCCTTGCTGCCGAAAATGCAGCTGTAATTTTTTTGCAGCAGCAGGGCCTAAAAATTGTTGCACGCAACTGGCAATGCCGCTGTGGTGAAATTGACATACTCGCTAAGGATGGTAATACCTTAGTATTTGTGGAAGTCCGGCAGCGTCGTAATGCGCGCTTTGGCGGGGCAGCTGCCAGCATAAGCCCGGCGAAACGCGCTAAACTGCGGGCAACAGCGCAATATTACCTGATAAATGTTTCTCCTTTACCACCTTGCCGCTTCGATGCAATTTGCTTTGAAGGGGAAACAATCAACTGGCTCAAAAACTGTATAGATGCCACTGAGGGATAA
- a CDS encoding phosphoheptose isomerase has product MDLAQRIRQHFLDSIDAKQMAMELLSPGIRIGAEKMVQTFISDGKILTCGNGGSAADAQHFAAEMVGRFERERPGLAAVALSTDTSAITAIANDYDYDLVFSKQVHALGRPGDLLIAISTSGNSANVISAIHAAHDRQMNVIAFTGRDGGQIGEILSGDDVHLCVPVQRTARIQEVHITMIHALCDAVDFMLLGGE; this is encoded by the coding sequence ATGGATTTAGCACAACGTATTCGACAGCATTTTCTGGATAGCATTGATGCCAAACAAATGGCGATGGAGCTGCTATCTCCGGGGATTCGCATTGGTGCCGAGAAAATGGTGCAAACCTTTATCTCGGACGGCAAAATTTTAACCTGCGGCAATGGTGGCTCGGCAGCGGATGCACAGCACTTTGCTGCAGAAATGGTGGGGCGCTTCGAGCGCGAACGCCCTGGGCTGGCCGCGGTGGCTCTATCGACGGATACTTCGGCGATTACCGCAATTGCCAATGATTATGATTATGATCTGGTTTTCTCCAAGCAGGTGCACGCCTTGGGCCGCCCGGGCGACTTACTGATTGCGATTTCTACATCGGGTAATTCGGCCAATGTGATTTCAGCGATTCATGCGGCGCATGACAGGCAAATGAACGTGATTGCCTTTACCGGGCGGGATGGCGGGCAGATTGGGGAGATATTGTCGGGTGACGATGTGCATCTGTGTGTGCCGGTACAGCGTACGGCACGGATTCAGGAAGTGCATATCACCATGATTCATGCTTTGTGCGATGCGGTTGATTTTATGCTGCTAGGTGGTGAATGA
- a CDS encoding BON domain-containing protein produces MMRLKNTLLALGLAASLSACVPVLLVGGVAVGAMVGSDPRKSEVIKTDFDLGAKISSDLIDAWKEKAHINVSTFNGVVLLTGEVPDEAAKVRAFEIAQRQSRARKIYNETVVSVPSTAANRLYDTQLTARVKTALLAGASDTDAVHLQVVTERSVVYLMGVSRPDISESAARAASRVSGVRQVVKLVEPLTGY; encoded by the coding sequence ATGATGAGGTTAAAAAATACATTACTCGCCTTGGGGCTAGCGGCATCCTTATCTGCCTGCGTGCCGGTTTTATTGGTGGGTGGTGTAGCGGTGGGGGCGATGGTTGGGTCGGATCCGCGTAAATCGGAAGTGATTAAAACAGACTTTGATTTAGGTGCAAAAATCAGCAGTGATCTGATTGATGCATGGAAAGAAAAAGCCCATATCAATGTTTCTACTTTTAATGGGGTCGTGTTATTGACTGGCGAGGTGCCAGATGAGGCTGCCAAGGTAAGAGCGTTTGAAATTGCGCAGCGTCAATCGAGGGCGCGCAAGATTTACAACGAAACCGTGGTTTCAGTGCCTTCTACAGCAGCTAATCGCCTATACGACACACAACTGACCGCCAGGGTGAAAACAGCCTTGCTGGCGGGCGCCAGTGATACTGATGCGGTTCACTTGCAAGTGGTCACGGAGCGTAGTGTGGTTTATCTGATGGGGGTTAGCAGGCCTGATATTTCGGAATCAGCAGCCCGTGCGGCTAGCCGTGTATCGGGTGTGCGTCAGGTTGTGAAGCTGGTTGAGCCTTTGACTGGTTATTAA
- a CDS encoding amino acid aminotransferase: MTSSIFTAVEMAPRDPILGLNEAFNADTRAGKVNLGVGVYYDDNGKIPLLAAVKAAEKTRMDAQPPRGYQAIEGLGAYNQAVQNLVFGADSELVSSGRVVTAEALGGTGALKIGADFLKRLNADASVYISDPSWENHRALFESAGFKVENYPYYDVATRGVNFTAMKAALLGLPAGSIIILHACCHNPTGADMSDAQWAEVVEACRERNLVPFLDMAYQGFADGIDADAVAVRLFSASGLQFFVSSSFSKSFSMYGERVGALSIVTASREEAGRVLSQLKRVIRTNYSNPPIHGGAVVAAVLANPELRQQWEDELAGMRDRIRAMRTSLVAKLAERGVAQDFSFVAAQRGMFSYTGLTAAQVEVLKDEYGIYAVSTGRICLAALNTKNIDYVADAIAKVL; encoded by the coding sequence ATGACATCCTCGATTTTCACCGCAGTAGAAATGGCACCTCGTGACCCGATTCTGGGTCTTAATGAAGCCTTCAATGCCGATACACGTGCTGGTAAGGTTAATCTGGGTGTGGGTGTGTATTACGATGACAATGGCAAGATCCCATTGCTGGCTGCGGTAAAAGCGGCAGAAAAAACCCGTATGGATGCTCAGCCACCACGTGGTTATCAAGCCATCGAAGGCTTGGGTGCATACAATCAGGCCGTACAAAATCTGGTGTTTGGTGCTGACAGCGAGCTGGTTTCATCAGGCCGTGTTGTGACTGCAGAAGCATTGGGTGGCACGGGCGCTTTGAAAATCGGCGCTGATTTCTTAAAGCGTCTCAATGCAGATGCCAGTGTTTATATCAGTGATCCAAGCTGGGAAAACCACCGTGCACTGTTTGAATCAGCGGGTTTTAAGGTAGAAAACTACCCTTACTATGATGTAGCAACTCGCGGCGTGAATTTCACCGCCATGAAAGCGGCTCTGCTTGGCCTGCCAGCGGGCTCCATCATTATCCTGCATGCCTGTTGCCATAACCCGACCGGCGCAGATATGAGCGATGCACAGTGGGCCGAAGTGGTTGAAGCCTGCCGTGAACGCAACTTGGTTCCCTTCCTCGATATGGCTTATCAGGGCTTTGCTGATGGTATCGATGCAGATGCAGTTGCTGTGCGTTTATTCTCTGCTTCTGGCCTGCAATTCTTTGTTTCCAGCTCTTTCTCCAAGAGCTTCTCGATGTATGGCGAGCGCGTAGGTGCTTTGTCCATCGTGACAGCAAGCCGTGAGGAAGCGGGCCGGGTATTAAGCCAGCTGAAACGCGTGATTCGTACCAATTATTCCAACCCGCCGATTCACGGTGGTGCTGTGGTAGCTGCAGTACTGGCGAACCCGGAATTGCGTCAGCAGTGGGAAGACGAACTGGCCGGTATGCGTGATCGCATCCGCGCCATGCGTACCAGCCTGGTGGCCAAACTGGCTGAGCGTGGCGTGGCGCAGGACTTTAGCTTTGTAGCTGCTCAGCGCGGTATGTTCTCTTATACCGGCCTGACAGCAGCTCAGGTAGAAGTGTTAAAAGACGAATACGGTATTTACGCTGTTTCAACTGGCCGTATTTGCCTGGCTGCACTCAATACTAAAAACATTGATTACGTCGCGGATGCGATTGCTAAAGTGCTGTAA
- the murJ gene encoding murein biosynthesis integral membrane protein MurJ, whose translation MNLLKTLAAVSSMTLLSRILGFVRDTIIAHVFGAGAATDVFFTAFKLPNMLRRIFAEGAFSQAFVPTLAEYKTRKGEEATKEFIAKIAGMLTLVLVLVTLLGVLAAPAIIYFSAAGFAKDPDKFNLAVELLRYMFPYILLISLSSLAGSILNTYNRFSVPAFVPTLLNISFITCALWLAPLMDRPIFALAIAVLIGGVAQLCYQLPHLAKLGMLMWPRLDVKDEGVWRVIKQMGPAIFGVSVAQISLIINSNLASFLASGSVSWIYYADRLMEFPTGVLGVALGTILLPSLARSHASGDQPGYDRLLDWGLRLCIMLCLPATVALAILAEPLVLTLFQGGKFSMHDALMTQQALVGYSVGLIGLILIKILAPAFYARQDIKTVVRIGIITLFVTLAINLIFLYTLPFKHAGLTLGMSLGACLNAGLLYRTLRLRGYYTPQAAWKGFMLRIVLGVATMSALLFVLLHFMPAFAGMHKLVRVGWLSVLVASGASAYFAALFALGFRPKDFSRKAIAD comes from the coding sequence ATGAATCTTCTTAAAACGCTGGCCGCAGTCAGCTCAATGACACTGCTCTCCCGTATTCTGGGCTTTGTTCGCGATACCATTATCGCCCATGTATTTGGCGCAGGTGCTGCCACCGATGTCTTTTTTACCGCATTTAAACTGCCCAATATGCTACGGCGCATTTTTGCAGAAGGTGCTTTTTCACAAGCCTTTGTTCCTACGCTGGCAGAATATAAGACACGCAAAGGAGAGGAAGCGACCAAAGAATTTATCGCCAAAATTGCGGGTATGCTGACCCTGGTTCTGGTTTTAGTTACGCTACTCGGCGTTTTAGCCGCCCCGGCGATTATTTATTTTTCGGCGGCAGGTTTTGCCAAAGACCCGGATAAATTCAATCTGGCCGTTGAACTGCTCCGCTATATGTTTCCCTATATCCTGCTGATTTCTCTATCGTCTTTAGCCGGCAGTATTCTTAATACCTATAACCGTTTTTCTGTCCCAGCCTTCGTTCCCACTCTTTTAAATATCTCATTTATTACCTGCGCACTATGGCTGGCCCCGCTGATGGATCGCCCTATTTTTGCGCTCGCCATTGCGGTGCTGATAGGTGGTGTGGCCCAGCTTTGCTATCAATTGCCACACTTAGCCAAGCTAGGCATGCTGATGTGGCCCAGGCTGGATGTCAAAGATGAAGGGGTATGGCGGGTGATCAAGCAAATGGGGCCCGCTATTTTTGGTGTATCGGTTGCGCAGATCAGCCTGATTATTAACTCCAACCTGGCCTCTTTCCTGGCATCCGGCAGCGTTTCATGGATTTACTATGCCGACCGTTTGATGGAATTCCCAACCGGCGTACTTGGCGTTGCCCTGGGGACAATTCTGCTACCCAGCCTGGCCCGCAGCCATGCAAGTGGTGACCAGCCCGGCTACGACCGCCTGCTGGATTGGGGCCTGCGCCTGTGTATCATGCTCTGCCTGCCCGCTACCGTAGCTTTAGCCATCCTGGCCGAGCCTTTAGTACTCACTCTGTTTCAGGGTGGCAAATTTTCTATGCACGATGCCTTAATGACCCAGCAAGCGCTGGTGGGCTACAGCGTGGGCCTGATCGGGCTGATCCTGATTAAGATCCTCGCACCTGCGTTTTATGCAAGGCAAGATATTAAAACCGTAGTGCGTATCGGCATTATCACGCTTTTCGTCACACTAGCGATCAACCTGATCTTCTTATATACCCTGCCTTTCAAGCACGCAGGGCTCACACTGGGGATGAGCCTGGGCGCATGCCTGAACGCAGGCTTGCTATACCGCACGCTACGTTTACGGGGCTATTACACCCCACAGGCGGCCTGGAAGGGCTTTATGCTGCGCATCGTACTGGGGGTTGCCACCATGAGCGCCCTGCTCTTTGTGCTGCTGCACTTTATGCCAGCCTTTGCCGGGATGCATAAGCTGGTCAGAGTAGGCTGGCTCAGCGTCTTAGTGGCCTCGGGGGCAAGTGCTTATTTTGCAGCGCTATTTGCCTTGGGCTTTAGACCAAAAGACTTCTCACGTAAGGCGATTGCGGATTAA
- the rpsT gene encoding 30S ribosomal protein S20, translating into MANSAQARKRARQAEKARQHNTSQRSAFRTAIKKVLKAVEAGDKAAAQTVFQQSVSIIDRIADKEIFHKNKAARHKSRLSAAIKAMA; encoded by the coding sequence ATGGCTAACAGTGCCCAAGCTCGCAAGCGTGCACGTCAGGCTGAGAAAGCCCGCCAGCACAATACCAGCCAGCGTTCCGCTTTCCGCACCGCGATCAAAAAGGTGCTGAAGGCTGTGGAAGCAGGTGATAAAGCTGCGGCTCAGACTGTCTTCCAACAGTCCGTCAGTATCATTGACCGTATTGCTGATAAAGAAATCTTCCACAAGAACAAGGCAGCGCGTCATAAGAGCCGTCTATCTGCAGCAATCAAGGCGATGGCCTAA
- a CDS encoding GGDEF domain-containing response regulator, which produces MSQPDSEQLYLPRILVVDDSRIVRATIRKQLAASYDVAEAVNGEDGWKKLLADETIQLLISDLSMPELDGLGLLARVRGTGDGRLYLLPVIIISGEEDDATKQKCVECGANDFITKSTDRSEMLARVAANIQLAEMLRELTIARTEQAQLASRDNTTGVASSHLLMLQMEQSMAYALRHNSEVTLLLLEIDHYQLLEQKLGERLANQMLSLLAKLLAAKLRREDTIAHVEGPQFAIVAPGTSLGEVRVMAERLRQCVSAARINFRDERLEVSASVAVANSWHDDTHLAPALFSKAMTRLYGSVGEGRILMPNESVSRMPLLSLADALLMLHKGNKDEVRPHLPALLTGLAPLIHLANEEYGLQWSLDFLRQLEAVSDQV; this is translated from the coding sequence ATGTCGCAACCGGATTCAGAACAACTTTATTTACCCCGAATTCTTGTTGTTGATGATTCCCGTATCGTGCGGGCGACAATCAGGAAGCAGCTTGCCGCCAGCTATGACGTGGCCGAAGCAGTTAATGGCGAAGACGGCTGGAAAAAGCTGCTTGCCGATGAAACGATCCAGCTGCTTATTTCTGATTTAAGCATGCCGGAGCTCGACGGGCTAGGTCTTTTGGCCCGCGTGCGGGGAACCGGGGATGGCCGCCTTTATTTATTACCCGTGATTATTATTTCTGGTGAAGAAGACGACGCTACCAAACAGAAGTGCGTTGAATGTGGCGCCAACGATTTTATTACCAAATCAACTGACAGAAGTGAAATGCTGGCACGGGTGGCCGCTAATATCCAGCTGGCCGAAATGCTGCGTGAGCTGACTATTGCACGCACAGAACAAGCACAGCTGGCATCCAGAGACAATACAACAGGGGTAGCAAGCTCACATTTGCTGATGCTGCAGATGGAGCAATCCATGGCTTATGCACTGCGCCATAACTCTGAGGTGACTTTGTTATTGCTGGAGATTGATCATTACCAGCTATTAGAGCAAAAGCTGGGTGAGCGGCTGGCAAATCAGATGCTTAGTTTGCTGGCAAAACTACTGGCAGCAAAATTGCGCCGCGAAGATACGATCGCTCATGTGGAAGGCCCCCAGTTTGCGATTGTAGCCCCCGGTACTTCGCTGGGTGAAGTACGTGTGATGGCCGAGCGTTTAAGGCAGTGCGTATCGGCTGCGCGGATTAATTTTCGTGATGAGCGTTTAGAGGTCAGCGCCAGTGTTGCTGTTGCTAATTCCTGGCACGATGATACGCATCTGGCCCCGGCTTTATTCAGTAAGGCAATGACACGTCTTTATGGCTCGGTTGGCGAAGGGCGCATTTTGATGCCCAATGAGAGTGTAAGCCGCATGCCCCTATTGTCTTTGGCAGATGCTCTGCTAATGCTGCATAAGGGCAATAAAGATGAGGTGCGCCCCCATCTTCCTGCCTTATTAACCGGCTTGGCACCACTTATTCATTTGGCAAATGAAGAATATGGTTTGCAATGGTCGCTTGATTTTCTGCGCCAGCTTGAGGCGGTTAGTGATCAGGTCTGA